In bacterium, the following proteins share a genomic window:
- a CDS encoding Trm112 family protein: protein MLSPKLLEILACPRCKGTLTVPSNHAWLDCASCRLRYRVEQDIPILLIDEATPLPETRGDRP, encoded by the coding sequence GTGCTGAGCCCGAAGCTCCTGGAAATCCTGGCCTGCCCCCGCTGCAAGGGGACCCTGACCGTGCCGTCCAACCACGCCTGGCTGGATTGCGCCTCTTGCCGCTTGCGCTACCGGGTCGAGCAGGACATCCCGATCCTGCTGATCGACGAGGCGACGCCCCTGCCCGAGACGCGGGGGGACCGGCCTTGA